The genomic stretch GCTATGAGGGCAGTGTTTTATATTCACCTGACTGAGGGCTTCTCGTGCTGGTAGACTGCTCTGTCTCTGGACGTCTCCTCCACCCACCTGTCTCactccagcagcagaggaggagcggCCCAGCCGCCCCACTTCTGTACAGAAACAAACATTACATTGTGTGCCTGCTAGAAAGAAcagtgcaatatatatatatatatattcaatattCAGCGCACCAAACTGTGAATGTCTTCACTTTCTGTCACACTTTGTGTGCTCAATATATTTTAAGCAACTGGATGATacgtcttttatttatttattttacagtgaTCCAAATCTGTGATTTACACTTTGATCATTTCATAAATATTTTCCCCAAAAAAAGATAGAGAATATTTTTATATGGGAAATTTTACACAAaagagcaaagaaagaaaaaaagtttgatttttaaaaaacatccaTGTGACTATTCAGAACTGGTGGGAGTAGCTTCAACTTAATTATAATGATTAagtaattattataatttttgttttaaacaacaGTGTTTGACACTAAATACCATGAAATGAGGCCAGTGCTCATGAATGTGTGACTGCATGGGGATGTGTGCAGGTTTATGGAACACTACCGCTGTCAGCCTTTAGTGTGAGGAGAAGAAGTCTCAGCTTCTTTTTTCAAATAGTAACATGATTGAGTGATATATTTTCACAGGCTGAGGAAGCATCCTGTTCATCAGAAGCAGTGGAAAAATGTACCATGTGAACCCACTGCTTTTCTAAGTGTAATGATTTGGTTTTTAAGTTAACAGCTGCTAAGTGTTTGCCTACCTCCATTGCGACAGGCAGGAAAAGTCTGGCAGGGAAGAGGAAGTCCTACTCTGGGCAGAGCTCTGAATCCAGGGCTGCTATCAACACCAGCCAAAGACTCACTGTGACCAAGAGCCCTGCTGGTGGCACTGCTGAAGTGGACTGGGATGCCTGAGTGGCCTCCTCGAGACCCCATCCCGAGATCATCTTTATCCATCCTTAACAAGGCATCGGCACTGCCGTTCCATGCCCGCCCTTCATCCTCTGAGACAGGGGAAGGAACAGAAGGAATTCAGGAACCTTGTTTTTCATAACAGTCATAACAGTACATGCAGCCTGTATTCATCATGACCTCTGACTTACTCTCTGCATCTCTGCTCCCATGACTGAAGGACAATTTCCTCTGCATTGGCCAGTAAGACCCCTCATCTGCAGCTAAGCTGGCACTGCTGTCCCAGGGCATGAAGCCAACTTTTGAATGGAGGGAAGATGACCCTCCATTGCTCTTGGACAACCCCTCGCCTACACCAGTAAGACTGGATGGCTGTTGCAGAGACGGTGTCTGAGAGCTGCTTCTCAAGCTCTCATAGGCCGGCGGCCTCCGGAAACCGCCTGAGGGGTAGGTCCAAAGCAGGGGACTGTCGGAGGAGGGAGGCTTGTATGCTGGCAGGCCGTGAGGAGTGTGAGAGCGATGAGAGAGATGTGGGCGAGAATGTGGACGCTGAGATGAGGATAACGGTGTAGGGGTTGAGCTGGTGCTTTGAGGCGTTTGGCTGCtagtggtggtggtagtgtctATCGGTAAAGAGTGTGGCCCTCCATCCCgatccctgtccctgtccctgtccctgtccctgtccctgtccctgtccctgtccctgtctttctccttgtctctatctctctccctgtctctgtctctaaccctgtccctgtccctgtccctgtcccgaTCTCGGTCCCTGTCCTTGTCCCGGTCCTTATCCTTCTCTCCCTTTTCGGACTTCAGTAGGAAGCTGACAGactttccttcctttcctgtACTTGAggtttgtgtctgtactgtggcTTGGTTCGAGCTCTGAGAGCTGCTCTTGATTGGGGCAGGGGagtctcctctctctggcttGCGATAGTGATGGTAGTGTGAGGGCCGATGGTgggggtggtgatggtgatgggaGAAGGGTGAGGTGGACTtggaggagggaggcaggggtGTGGAGTGACTCCGAGCTCTCAGTCCAGGAGCAGGGCCCAACTGattgtctctgctgtgtttgtcctcctTTGTACTTCCTCCTGAGGACTCCTTGGGGCCTGATGCAGTAACATTAGAAgaagcggaggaggaggtgctgacTTGCGTTGTCACACTTGAGGTCTGAGTTCCCATCTTAGTTGAAGAAGACGCCTTGTTTTGCACCCCGACCCCGCTagaggctgctgcaggctgagggAAGGCGAGCAGTGGTGGTCGGTGCTGTAAAAGGTTGGGGAAAGGGGCTGGGATCTTTGTGTTGGACTCAGGCTCAGATTTACCCCCCTGCAGCAGATAGGGAGTAGGAGCTCGTGGAGTGTGGGGACTGGCAGAGAGGACCTGGGGCACAGGGGTGGACGATGTGGAGGATGGCAGGGGGGACGAGTGGGAGATTGAGACGGTAGCTTTGGGTTTAGAGAaagaaggggaagaagaagaggggcgtggcagagaggaggaggagctgctggaggaggaaggggtGACGTGGAAGTGTTTAGAGGCTTTTGGTTTCTCGTGCTTGGGAGGgaggtgtctgtgtgactctctgtcctcctgcagtgGGTATTTCATCTCCTCATAGATTGCCTCACTCTGGTCTGAGTCAGAGTCCGGTGTGGTGGCCACAGGGGTGACGGGGTGGGGCGTGGCTGTCTGGCTGTCTCTGGTGAACACTTGGCCCACCATTTCTATGTAGACAGGCTCATCATCCCCATCTCCTGTCTGAATCTGAGAGTCTGCTGCCTGGAATGGCATGGATGTGGCAGAGGGAGGCACACGTGGAGGAAGAGGGTCAAAGGAGAGCTGGGTGCTGGGACTTCTCTTAGGCTTTAAAGGAGGCACCTTTTTTGCACCAATCTCTCCAGAGTCAGACTTCTTCATGGCTATgggaaataaaaaatgtcagtaaaataataaaatcattttcTCTGTAGAATCtgcacctgaaaacacatttcttaccattttttttctctgagtgtttgGCCTGTGACTgagagggtggagggggtggcGGCGTCTCAGGAGGTCCTCTGCTGTCAGCAGACGAGGAGCTGAGGCGAGTACTTGGGTGACGTTTAGGCTTGGCAGGGGGGCAGCGGCCACAATGTTGGGACTGAGTGTCAGAGTAATCGCCATTTTCTAAACTTGTATCCCCGGCACCGACAGCATGGCAAGACTGCGAGCGTGGCGCCATGGCAGAGGCACAGGAGTGAGGGGACAGGTCCTGGGAGGCGGGCATCGTCATGAAACCCATCCGGAAGTGCCGTCGGAAAGAAGCCAAGTCTCTGACTTTGCCAACAGTAGCTGAGGGGTCGTTTTGAGTGGAGCTGAAATCAAgtcatgagaaaagaaaaaacattttgatgCATGAAGAAATTACAGTAACGTGAAAGAAATTCATGCACCAGCCTTTATATTGACCTCCCTTTTTGCTCATTCTCACTTTGGTCTTCAAACATCATCTGTGTAATAAAGAAATGCCTGCAGGGCTTTCACTGTAAAAAGGAAAGCCCTGGAGGCTCCTCCATCTTTCACACTTACACATCTTTCCATCTGAATTCCTTCACATCTGCTTAACCACAAACACATTCAATTAGGAAATCAATTCCCTATGAAAGGGCGCCTGGACTCCCTTATTCTTTACATGTTTATACCCTCAACCCACATCTGTAGTCTGCTCTCAGCATTGCCAGAAGCATTTCATCTGTTTCCATGGGAACAGTTGTGATTTTCTGGTATTTGGATAGTCTCTGAGCATTTGTCTTTGAAATCATCAATGACAAAAGCTCCcaacacaacaaaaagaaaaatgtggcaAAATATTGTGTCTCACTAAACACAGCAGCACGTGCAAATTTCCTTCTTCTGAATAACGGTGACATATTCATGTGTAATAGATGATACACTGATGGATTCACATGCTCTAGAGTCTTTGTTTGTAATTTAGAAAAGCAAAATTATGTTTATAAacctgatttattttatttttttcacatggATTTGTGAAAGAGTGTCATTGGTTCACATTATTGATAAACAACAGCAAGATTTGATGCTGTCTTTGTCCAAAGAATTTTAAAATGGCTTCTGACAATCTGAGGCAGGTGCTGCAGTGGTTATTGTTTCTCTTTACAATGGTGTCCTATCTGGACTTCAGGCTCAACGCTGCATTTGTCATTATTAACAGGAGTATTGTTCTAAGGAGTGGAAGGAAAAAGTTTCTGTGTTCCTCATATCCCAGAAAGAGAAGCACatctgtatatatgtgtgtctacATAACTGAGACTGCAAGAAATggtctgtgagtgtgtaatTAAATAGCCTAAACTTACGATTATTCAGTGTATAAGTGATTCATTATAGCTCATAATGGTGACATATGACTGTGGGTCATCCAGCAGCTTCACTTTTCCATCATTTACGGCCCCTGTGAGGCAGTGAAGCAAAGATAAAGACAATTGGAGCTTACAATTTGTATTCAACATTGCaagcagcagaaggaggagcATGGAGGCTGCTCATCCACAGAACACAGAGGGCTCCTATTTTCTTCATCATGCATGAGGAAGTGTTtgtgtaaagagagagagagagagtgcattTGCATCTGTACAAGTATGTTTGTGCCCTTGAATGCCTGTGGAGATGTACTAGTGACTCCTCACAATCGACATAGATACTACAGGGCCAAATTTAGCCCAGAACAGAGGCTGAGTGGCTCCTTCTGCCAGTGTGAAGTGCTctgttttttcttatttcttcTTAGGGCAGAAGCTCacagcttcaaaataagaccAGCTATTCAAAACGAACCAGTATCACCTCCTTTAGCCACCCTCTATTTCCTACAGCTCATAATCTGCAGTAGCTAAAGTAGAGTTAAATGAGAAGACTGATACCATGCTTATATCTGTTCATTCAATATGAAACTACAAACCAGCTGCTGGCTAGCTTAGCGTACTATAAAGACCAAAATCAGAGAGAAACTGTTAACCTGCCAAGACAAGAAATCTGCCTTTGAGTCCCACTAAATCTCACTCTCCTCTGTACCACAGAATAAGTGTGTAATTCAGCACAGTGTAGTAAGTTCAAACTGTATAAGCTACAGTGAACATAAATTTAAAATCAGGATTTTACATCACTTCTAACAAATGTTCAAGGACAATCAAAACATTGTGGTAACATTCTCTGTCTCTTCATCCAAGGAAGACTAAAGAGGACATGACAATGTACTtcatctctgctcctctgtaggCTTTGGTAGATTCATCGTTAGACTGACTCTTGAATACCACTTTCTCCTCCAAGTGC from Parambassis ranga chromosome 14, fParRan2.1, whole genome shotgun sequence encodes the following:
- the nyap1 gene encoding neuronal tyrosine-phosphorylated phosphoinositide-3-kinase adapter 1, translated to MSSGSAQDVAVEHFLRDIERRSKRLHCAVIGCEEERPRSDMNLLYRKSRLDWRQRDQEGSKKSSTQNDPSATVGKVRDLASFRRHFRMGFMTMPASQDLSPHSCASAMAPRSQSCHAVGAGDTSLENGDYSDTQSQHCGRCPPAKPKRHPSTRLSSSSADSRGPPETPPPPPPSQSQAKHSEKKNAMKKSDSGEIGAKKVPPLKPKRSPSTQLSFDPLPPRVPPSATSMPFQAADSQIQTGDGDDEPVYIEMVGQVFTRDSQTATPHPVTPVATTPDSDSDQSEAIYEEMKYPLQEDRESHRHLPPKHEKPKASKHFHVTPSSSSSSSSSLPRPSSSSPSFSKPKATVSISHSSPLPSSTSSTPVPQVLSASPHTPRAPTPYLLQGGKSEPESNTKIPAPFPNLLQHRPPLLAFPQPAAASSGVGVQNKASSSTKMGTQTSSVTTQVSTSSSASSNVTASGPKESSGGSTKEDKHSRDNQLGPAPGLRARSHSTPLPPSSKSTSPFSHHHHHPHHRPSHYHHYRKPERGDSPAPIKSSSQSSNQATVQTQTSSTGKEGKSVSFLLKSEKGEKDKDRDKDRDRDRDRDRDRDRVRDRDRERDRDKEKDRDRDRDRDRDRDRDRDRDRDGGPHSLPIDTTTTTSSQTPQSTSSTPTPLSSSQRPHSRPHLSHRSHTPHGLPAYKPPSSDSPLLWTYPSGGFRRPPAYESLRSSSQTPSLQQPSSLTGVGEGLSKSNGGSSSLHSKVGFMPWDSSASLAADEGSYWPMQRKLSFSHGSRDAEKDEGRAWNGSADALLRMDKDDLGMGSRGGHSGIPVHFSSATSRALGHSESLAGVDSSPGFRALPRVGLPLPCQTFPACRNGEVGRLGRSSSAAGVRQVGGGDVQRQSSLPAREALSQLHGVAQAQPPCSPSGPSVSRQQQQLQLHQQQLQLKQQLQQLQQQHHLQLQFQQLAQLAQGQAPVSGGTTPSATQTQRDGKLLEVIERKRCLCKEIKAHRRPDKSLCKQDSMPILPSWRRTPEPRKTGTPPCQRPQAVVWDTAI